One genomic window of Bradyrhizobium sp. B124 includes the following:
- a CDS encoding MarR family winged helix-turn-helix transcriptional regulator, giving the protein MSSQPLPRKPRRPKPVDPADATDGPLLDLNRYVPAFITFIGNKLSNSATAFYQKNFGVNVTEWRIISQLAIEPGIPASRICQVIGFDKGPVSRNLAALQKRGLLTIRTAPDDGRTHSITLTARGRAIHDKVIVAALERERRLLSCLKKDEREVLIDLLRRLHENLGAVTGQSTT; this is encoded by the coding sequence ATGAGCAGCCAGCCCCTCCCCCGAAAGCCCCGCCGGCCCAAACCGGTCGATCCCGCAGATGCCACCGATGGCCCGCTGCTGGACCTCAATCGCTATGTGCCGGCGTTCATCACCTTCATCGGCAACAAGCTGTCGAACAGCGCCACCGCATTTTACCAGAAGAATTTCGGCGTCAACGTCACCGAGTGGCGAATCATCTCGCAACTGGCGATCGAGCCGGGGATTCCTGCCTCCCGCATCTGCCAGGTGATCGGCTTCGATAAGGGCCCGGTCAGCCGCAACCTCGCGGCGCTGCAGAAGCGCGGCCTGCTGACGATCCGCACCGCGCCCGACGACGGCCGCACCCATTCGATCACGCTGACCGCGCGCGGCCGCGCCATCCACGACAAGGTCATCGTCGCGGCGCTGGAGCGCGAGCGGCGGCTGCTGTCGTGCCTGAAGAAGGACGAGCGCGAGGTGCTGATCGACCTGCTGCGCCGGCTGCACGAGAATCTCGGCGCCGTGACCGGGCAAAGCACGACCTGA
- a CDS encoding MarR family winged helix-turn-helix transcriptional regulator gives MASKQQTSRKAAGTRAAIRRPQARAANGRTHGGDTSDDIGLDALVGHAGYAVRRFQLWIFQDFIKTLATVDIRPTQYSVMTVIGANPGLSQMAVAKRLGIERARLVHLLDSLEERDLVSRIPSATDRRSHALHLTARGKTALAQFKRLAAEHERHVADKIGKENREQLLRILACFT, from the coding sequence ATGGCGAGCAAGCAACAGACGTCGCGCAAGGCAGCAGGAACACGAGCGGCAATCCGCCGCCCCCAGGCGCGCGCGGCGAATGGCCGGACGCACGGTGGCGACACCAGTGATGACATCGGCCTCGACGCGTTGGTCGGCCACGCCGGCTATGCGGTGCGGCGCTTCCAGCTCTGGATCTTTCAGGACTTCATCAAGACGCTGGCGACGGTCGATATCCGCCCGACCCAATATTCGGTCATGACCGTGATCGGGGCCAATCCGGGCCTGAGCCAGATGGCGGTCGCAAAGCGGCTCGGGATCGAACGCGCGCGGCTGGTGCATCTGCTCGACAGCCTGGAGGAACGCGACTTGGTCAGCCGGATTCCTTCCGCCACCGACCGCCGCTCCCACGCGCTGCATTTGACCGCGCGCGGCAAGACCGCGCTGGCTCAGTTCAAGCGGCTCGCCGCCGAGCACGAGCGGCATGTCGCCGACAAGATCGGCAAGGAAAACCGCGAGCAACTGCTGCGGATCCTCGCCTGCTTCACCTGA
- a CDS encoding feruloyl-CoA synthase, whose amino-acid sequence MTMAASGDDPHRLFATPAIVAVSRDDGSILVRSTTPLKPSVRCVGDWLENWAQQAPDRIFLGERASAEAPWSTVSYRDALGIVRRAASWILAQGLSTERPLVILADNGIDHALFALAAQHVGVPSAAISPAYSLMSRDFDKLKSMITLLDPGAIYVTGTKPFAAALAAVAPLHRATIVSGNPEDAGVLAFRTVAATPESPDVATAFAAVTPDTIAKFLFTSGSTGTPKAVINTQRMLTSSQQAKAQTWTFLEQTGEALVILDWLPWSHTFGANHNFNLVLRNGGTLYIDGGKPAPGLFATSLANLRSVVPTVYFNVPRGFDMLIAALRTDEDLRRKFFEGTKFAFYAGAALPQNLWDALEELSLQTVGRRLPMVSAWGSTETSPLATDCHFLAKRSGNIGVPIPGTELKLVPSGDKLEVRVRGPNVTPGYWKAPELTREAFDDEGFYKIGDAVTFADPHRPDLGLFFDGRVAEDFKLNSGTWVSVGTLRVAGIAALAPLAQDIVVTGHGRDEVRFLVFPNFTACRSLAGLPESAGAQEAISHPAVRSAIGQGLARLKAQGGHSSGHATRALLLAEPASVDGGEITDKGYINQRAVLTRRAAAVAVLEDDASAEPIRCAGS is encoded by the coding sequence ATGACGATGGCCGCCAGCGGAGACGATCCGCACCGCCTGTTCGCGACGCCCGCGATCGTTGCCGTCAGCCGCGACGACGGCAGCATCCTGGTCCGCTCCACCACGCCCCTGAAACCAAGCGTCCGCTGCGTCGGTGACTGGCTGGAGAATTGGGCGCAGCAGGCGCCGGATCGCATCTTCCTTGGCGAGCGCGCCAGCGCCGAGGCGCCCTGGAGCACCGTCAGCTATCGCGATGCGCTCGGAATCGTTCGCCGGGCCGCATCGTGGATCCTGGCGCAAGGGCTGAGCACCGAGCGACCGCTCGTCATCCTCGCAGACAACGGCATCGATCACGCGCTGTTCGCGCTCGCGGCCCAGCATGTCGGCGTGCCCTCGGCCGCGATCTCGCCGGCCTATTCCTTGATGTCGCGGGATTTCGACAAGCTGAAGAGCATGATCACGCTGCTCGATCCCGGCGCGATCTATGTCACGGGCACAAAACCGTTTGCAGCCGCGCTTGCCGCCGTCGCGCCGCTGCATCGCGCGACCATTGTCAGCGGCAATCCCGAAGATGCCGGGGTGCTGGCGTTTCGCACTGTCGCGGCGACGCCTGAGTCGCCTGATGTCGCCACCGCCTTCGCTGCGGTGACGCCGGACACGATCGCAAAATTCCTGTTCACCTCGGGATCAACGGGCACACCGAAGGCCGTGATCAACACCCAGCGCATGCTGACATCGAGCCAGCAGGCCAAGGCGCAGACCTGGACGTTCCTGGAGCAGACCGGCGAGGCGTTGGTGATCCTTGACTGGCTCCCCTGGAGCCACACCTTCGGTGCCAACCACAATTTCAACCTGGTGCTGCGCAACGGCGGCACGCTCTATATCGACGGCGGCAAGCCGGCGCCCGGCCTGTTCGCGACCTCGCTTGCGAATCTGCGCAGCGTAGTGCCGACGGTCTATTTCAACGTGCCGCGCGGCTTCGACATGCTGATCGCGGCGCTCCGCACCGACGAGGACCTGCGCCGCAAGTTCTTCGAAGGCACCAAATTCGCCTTCTATGCCGGCGCGGCGCTGCCGCAGAATCTGTGGGACGCGCTGGAGGAATTGTCGCTGCAAACGGTCGGCCGCAGGTTGCCGATGGTGTCGGCCTGGGGCTCGACCGAGACCTCGCCGCTGGCGACCGATTGCCACTTCCTCGCAAAGCGCTCCGGCAATATCGGCGTGCCGATCCCCGGCACCGAGCTCAAGCTCGTGCCCTCGGGCGACAAGCTCGAGGTCCGCGTGCGCGGGCCCAATGTCACGCCGGGCTACTGGAAGGCGCCCGAACTCACCCGAGAGGCCTTCGATGACGAGGGCTTTTACAAGATCGGCGACGCCGTCACCTTCGCCGATCCTCATCGGCCCGATCTCGGCCTGTTCTTCGACGGCCGCGTGGCGGAGGACTTCAAGCTCAATTCCGGCACCTGGGTCAGCGTCGGCACCTTGCGGGTCGCCGGCATCGCGGCGCTGGCGCCGCTCGCGCAGGATATCGTCGTCACGGGCCATGGCCGCGACGAGGTGCGCTTCCTGGTGTTCCCGAACTTCACCGCCTGCCGCTCGCTCGCGGGACTGCCCGAGAGCGCCGGTGCGCAGGAGGCGATCAGCCATCCGGCGGTCCGTTCCGCGATCGGGCAGGGGCTGGCACGGCTGAAGGCGCAAGGCGGCCATTCCTCCGGTCACGCCACCCGCGCGCTGTTGCTCGCCGAGCCCGCCTCGGTCGACGGCGGGGAGATCACCGACAAGGGCTACATCAACCAGCGCGCTGTGCTGACGCGCCGTGCCGCAGCGGTAGCGGTCCTCGAGGACGACGCGTCGGCTGAGCCGATCCGCTGCGCGGGGTCGTGA